The sequence TAAAATTAAGTGAAATTTCCGCCAAATTTTAAACATTTTAAAACTTCAAATTAAAGCCAAGCTCGATCTTTTGTCCATCGACTATCAAAACATCATATCTGCCTGATCTTGTCGTAAAAAACTCGTTAAAGAGATTATAGACGCTTAAGTTTAGGCTGAAATTTTTAGTTACATTATAGTTTATGCCAAGATCTGCGATAACGTAAGCCCTCATATCATCAGCATAGCTAAATGAGTTTTTAGTTCTACCATAATAATTTATCTGTGACCAGAAATTTAGCCATCTATTTAGCTCATAATTTGCTCCAAATTTAAATGTATGAAGCGGATAGTTGTTTAAGCTTTTACCAACTTCTGATCCATCTTTTTGTTTTGATTTTGTATAAACATAGCTTTGATTTAACCTGAGAGCATTTGTCACCTGCCACTCATTTGTTAGCTCAACTCCATAAATTTCAGCTTTACCGATATTTATACTCTCCCAAATACCATTTGGATAAATTTTGCCTTTATGCCTGCAAACACTGCCTCTTGAGCATATAGGCCTGTAACTTAGCATATCTTTAAAACTTGTGTAAAAGCCAGTTAAAGACGTTTCAAAACCTTCATTGTTATTATAAACGCCACCAAATTCATAACTTACGCTTGTCTCTGGCTTAAGACTACTTCTACCAAGCTGTGCTCCACGTCCTCCGGCAAATGGCAAAGCAAGATCTTGCGTGCGCTGCTTGATATCAGGTGTCGCATAACCTGTGCTAACTCCGCCTTTTAGGGCAAAAAAGTCATTTAAGTTATAGATACCATAAATTCTTGGTGAAACGTGCGAACCATAGTTCTCATCGTAGTTATAGCGAATTCCTGTGCTTAAGATAAAGTCTTTTATAAGGCGATAATCATCTTCAGCATAGACCGAATAATCATACCTTTTTACATTCGCAGCGTCCGCTGTGGTTGCCTTTTCATCTAGCTTTTCTCTTTTAGCATTTATTCCTAATGTAAAGGCGTTATTATCAGTAAAATATGAGCCTTTTGTATCAAAATTTAGAGTCTTTAGCGTCAAATTTTGTTGAGCTGTCTCTTTTAGCTTGCCATAAGATAAATAGCTTTGAAGCAAGATATTGTCAAGCCTTGCTTCGTGGCTTAAATTTATCACATCGCCTTTTATTCTCTCGCTAGCAACTGAGTTAGTGCCAGTTGATAGTGTTTTGCCTTTAGTTCTTTTATATTTCACATCGCTTCTTGCAAGCTCAAGCGTAAGATCATTATTTTCATTTGGCTTCAAAAATAGCTTCGCACCAAAATTTCTATCCTTTTGCTCTCTGTTTGCATAAGAAATTTTATCTTCTGATTTATTTAAATTTTTACCATAAACAGAAACACTTAAAACATCATCAATTAGTCCAGAGTGCAAATAAAGGCTATTGTAAAGCTCACCGCTTATATTTTTATTTCTAGCAAATTTATAGCTTGAGCCAAGATTTGCGCCAAATTCATTGCTAAACTCATCTGTAATGATATTTATAACTCCGCCTAGCGCGTCACTTCCATAAAGCGAGCTCATAGGTCCACGTATCACTTCAATACGGCTTATCGCACTTGCTGGCGGAATGAAACTATATGAGCCTCCAACGCTTCTAAGCCCTTTATAGGCGTTATCGCCTGGTACTGGCATGCCATTTACTAAAATTTTAGTAAATCTTGGAGAGAATCCACGTATAGAAATTCCTCGTCTATTTGCCGCTTCGGGAGTCGTTCCAAAAAGACTTGGGATATCCTTTGTCATGCTCTCGATATCTTTGTGATTTTTCTTTTCTAATGCCTCTTTGGTTATAACGCTAAGCGTTGCTGGTGCGTCTTTGATATTTTGCTCAAATCCTGTCGCACTTACTACTTTAACTTCTGGTAGAACCTTATCTTCATTTGCAAAAAGCGGTAAATTTATAAAAATTGCCGCACAAATAGAAATTTTTAATGCACTTTTCACAAAAACTCCTTATAAAAATTTAATACACATTTTACTAAAATTAAATAATCGTTATCAATATCATACGTAACGCTAAAGGGATTAAATTTAACGCTTGAGGGATAAAATGATAAATTTAGACAAAAAATATGGAACGAGCAAAATATCTCAAAAGGAAAAACAAGTAAGCGTGGAGTTTTTCAAGCAAAGCAGTGGCATCAGCTATCTAAAAAGTGAAATTTTATGTAATGGTAGGATAAAAAGAGATCGTCACAAGTCTAAAAAATATCTATTTTTAATGTTTAATGAGGATAAAAATGATCTTTGCTTTAAGCTTGATAGAAAAGAGTATATTTTAAACAAAGATGAATTTTGCATTGGGCTTGTTAATGATGATTTTAAGGGTGTCTTTGAGTATCAAAATAAATTTTATAAGACAAAAACACTACTTTTTGACGAAAGCTATGCAAATAAGCTTGAGATATTTGCTGGGCTTAGATTTGATGATAAATTTGAGCTTTTGAAATACAAAAAAGATTTAGCTCAAATTTGCGTTTTAAATGAACTTGATACGACAAATTTATATGAAGGCGCGATGAGGGAAATTTTTACCGAATCAAAAATTTTAGAGCTTATTTACAAAAGTAAAATACGAAAAGAGAGCGAAATTTCACTTAGCAGTGACGAAGAAAAGACTCTTTTAAAGGCTAAAACGATCTTATTAAGTCGCATGCAAAATCCTCCAAGCATCAAGGAGCTATCCCATCTTTGTGGCACAAATGACTTTTGGCTAAAGAAAAATTTTAAGCTATTTTTCAAAGATACGATCTATCAACTCTTAGCAAAAGAGCGTCTAAAGCTGGCTTTTACTCTTTTAGAGCAAAATGATATCAGCATAAAAGAAGCCGCAAATATCGTAGGTTATACAAATACTGCACATTTTGCAAAAATTTTTAAGATAAATTTTGGCTTTTTGCCAAGCAAACTCTTAAAGACCAAAAGCTACTTTTAAACTGCTATAAATACCAAATTTCTTATAATCGCCAAAATTTTAAAAAGAGAGAAATTTGCAAGTTTATATCCACGTGCCATTTTGCGAAAGCAAATGTCCTTATTGTGCTTTTGGCTCAAGTGACGACGAATTTAACAAGGCTAGCGCCTATTTTAAGGCACTTTGCTTTGATCTAAATTTTCAGCTACAAAGCCAAAATGTAAAAGAAATCTCAACCATCTTTTTTGGTGGCGGCACACCAAGCGCGGTAAATGCTAAATTTTATGATGAAATTTTTAGCATTTTAATGCCTCTTTGCACACCAACAACCGAGATCACTCTCGAGGCAAATCCAAACTCAGCAAGCCTTACTTGGCTAAAACATGTTAAAAATTTAGGGGCAAATCGCATAAGCTTTGGTGCTCAAAGTTTTTTTGAAGATAAGCTTAAATTTCTTGGTCGCATTCACAGCAGGGAGCAAATTTTTAAAGCTATAGAAAATGCCCAGAAAGCTGGCTTTAGCAATATAAATTTAGACCTCATCTATGACACCAAATTTGACACTAAAAAGCGCCTTTTGGCTGAGGTTGAAAATTTAAAAAGTATTGCTATCACGCATCTAAGCGCCTACTCGCTCACTCTTGAAGAAAATACTCCATTTGCTGGTAAAAAAAGTTATAAAAAAGATAGCGACAGCCTGGCTAAATTTATGATAGAGCAAATTGGGCTTGCTGGCTTTGGGCAGTATGAAATTTCAAATTACGGGCAGATTTGCAAGCACAATCTTGGCTACTGGCAAGCCAAAAACTACCTTGGTGTAGGGGCTTACAGCGTGGGCTTCGTGGATGGCATCAGATACTACGCCAAAAACAGCATAGATGCCTACATCTCACAACCAACTTACAGAAAAAAAGAAATTTTAAGTCAAAGCGAGCTAGTAAGAGAGCATATATTTTTAGGGCTTAGAAGCATAGTTGGCGTGGAGGCTGGACGATTAAGTGAGGCTCAGAAAAAAAGGGCGAATCTACTTGTAGAAAATGAAAAACTACTCTTTAAAAATGGCAAATTTTACAATCCAAATTTCTTACTAAGCGACGAGATCGCACTCTTTATCGAGGGCTAAATTTATAAAATTTTGAGCAAAGTCAAGATAAAATACAAAGCTTAAATAAAATTTAATAGAGGCAAAAATGTTTGGAATGAGTTTTTCTGAAATCTTAGTTATCGCCATTATTGCAGTGTTAGTTTTAGGTCCTGACAAGCTGCCAAGCGCGATGGTTCAGATTGCAAAATTTCTAAAAATGTTTAAAAAAGGCATAAATGACGCAAAATCAACATTTGATCAAGAGATGAAGATAGCTGAGCTAAAAGAAGATGCTCAAAAATATAAAGAAAGCATAACTAAAAGCACGCAGAATGTGCGCAAAAAGCTTACTTTTGAAGAGCTTGACGAGATCAAGAAAAGCGCTACTGATATCACAAACGACATACAAAATGTCGTAAGCGACACGAAAAAAACGGTAGAAAATATACAAAATCCAACAAATTTAGTTAAAGATGCGATCTTAAACGATAAAAAAGAGGCGTAATGTTTGAAGAGCTAAGACCCCATTTAATCGAACTTAGAAAGAGACTTTTTATAAGCATAGTAAGCGTTTTTGTCTGCTTTGGCATCTGCTTTACGTTTTGGAACCCACTGCTTGCATGGATGAGCGAACCGCTAAAACAGGTATTGCCAGCTGGCTCAAATATCATATTTACTCAAATTCAAGAGCCATTTTTTACAGCAATGAAGGTTGCATTTTTTGCCGGTGTCGTGATCGCGCTACCTATCATTTTTTGGCAGTTTTGGCTATTTGTCGCCCCTGGACTTTATGACAATGAAAAAAAATATGTGATCCCATTTGTAATCTCAGCTTCATTTATGTTTGCGTGTGGGGCGGCGTTTTGTTACTACGTGGTGATTCCACTTGGCTTTGCATTTTTGGTAAATTTTGGTGGCCAGCTCTTTACGGCACTACCAAGCATTGGCGAGTATGTTGGCTTTTTTGCAAAACTACTAATTGGCTTTGGAATTTCATTTGAGCTACCAGTCATTACATTTTTCTTAGCAAAGATCGGACTTGTCGATGACAAGATGCTAAAAGATTACTTCAGATACGCTGTCGTTATCATCTTTATCTTTGCAGCTATCGTTACACCACCTGATGTGATAAGTCAAGTCTTAATGGCACTGCCACTCATCGGACTTTATGGAATTTCAATAATCGTCGCTAAAAGAGCTAACAAGAGCGACGATGAAGACGAAAAAGAAGAACAAGACAGCGACGTAGCAAGCGATGAGTAATATAAACGACATCTCAAGTTATGATTATTTTTTGCCAGAAGAGCTCATCGCAAAGGAGCCAGTTTTGCCAAAAGAAGAGGCAAGATTGCTTGTCTATTTTAAAAATACAAAAGAGATAAAACACTACAAATTTAAAGATCTCTCCAGCCTCATCCCAGAGGACGCAGCGGTCATTTTTAATAACACAAAAGTTATCAAAGCTCGCATTTTAGGACAAAAAGAAAGCGGTGGGGCTTGCGAAGTGATGCTAAATCAGCCCATAGGCGAGAATAAATTTAGTGTCTATATAAGAGGCAAAGTAAGCGCTGGTAGCGTTTTAAATTTTCCTGATAATCTAAAAGTAAATGTGCTTGAGCTAAATGACGATGGTACAAGGGTGGTAAATTTTTCGCAAAATGGCGTTTTGCTTGATAACGTTCGCCTTTTTAGTGAGCTTGAAAAGATCGGCCACGTCCCGCTTCCGCCATACATTAAAAGAGCTGATACAAAGGATGATGAGAGCTGGTATCAAAGCATATTTGCCAAAAATAGTGGCGCAGTGGCAGCTCCGACAGCTAGCCTTCATATAAGTGAACAAATGCTAGAGCAGATAAAAGCAAAGCATGAAGTCGCCTACATTACGCTCCACGTTGGCGCTGGGACATTTAAAGGCGTGGAGTGCCAAAATATAAATGACCATAAAATGCACTCAGAATTTTACGAGCTAAGCGAGCAAGCTCAAGAGATTATAAATTCTAATAAACCAATCCTTGGCGTTGGCACGACGGTTACTAGATGTGTTGAAGAATTTGCAAGAAGCAAGCAAGCAAATGGCTTTTGTAAGTTATTTTTAAACCTAAATAATAAACCAATTAGACAAAACTACCTTCTTACAAATTTTCATCTACCAAAATCAACTCTAATAATGCTAGTTACTAGCTTCATAGGGCTTGAAGAGACGATGAGAATTTATAAAACGGCAGTTGATGAAAAGTATAGATTTTACTCATACGGCGACGGGATGTTGATAATATGAAAGATAAACCTATCGATATCATAAACAGAATGGAAATTTTTCTTAGAGCCATATACCAAGATGCGCAAGACACTAAAAATTCCATCATTTTTAGTTACGATCCAAGTTATCCAAGGTTTTTAAAATTTGATGCTACAAATCTCATAAAAACACTTGAAAATATTTGCAAATTTTTCCTTTACTCTACCGAATATGCAGACATTTACATTCTTTTTCAGCTTAAAAATTATAGTCCCAAATCTGTACATTTTGACATTAAGATAAAATCTAGCCATAGCGTAATGAGGCCAAGCCACTACTATCTCAGCAAGATAAATAACTATCTAAAAAAAGCAAATGAATCTATAATCTCTCATAATGATGGAGAATTTTTAATATCTTTTAGCGCGGCACTAACAGGCGATAGAGCCATCCAAAGACAAATAAATATCAAAAATCAAACAAATACAAATATCTTAGTCGCTTGCGATGACGATGCTTTGTTTGACACCATTAGTGCTCAGATAAATTTTTTAGGTCTAAAAGTTATCGGCAAAAACGACCTTAGCAATCTAATGAGACATATAAAAGATTCTATTTTTACTCCATTTGTTATTTTTATCGATAGTAAAATTTTAAAAAATGAAGCGATGCTAGAAGATATACTTGAGTTTAAAAATATTAAAAATTTTCGTATTGTAGCCATTTGCAAAAACGATGAGTCGGCTAACGATCTGCCAAATCATGTCACAGTATTAAAGCAGCCCTTTAGCACAGATAGCTTTCAGCTAGCTTTTAAAAATTCGCTTGAGAAATAGACCGATTTTTACTTTTTAATTTATCCCAAGATATCTTTTTAAAATAATAGTGGCTGAAATGCTATCTAGCCTACCATCTCGTCTTGTATTGGTGTAAATTTCACTGGCTTCACTGCTACTAAAGGCTTCATCTTGATAGACAATATTTGCCTTTACATCAAGAAGTGAGACAAAATGCTCGATGCGTCTTCTCATCTCATCTTCACTACTACCGCCGATTGGCACACCCACTACTAGCGTATCTGGGGTATATTTATTTACCTTTTGGCTCACATCTCTTGCGGCTTGATTTCTATTTTTTCTAAGCACTGGCTCAAGCGGAGTCACGATCTCGCCAAAACCAAAGGCAAGTCCTATTCGCTTTAGCCCAACATCAATAGCCATAAATTTCTCTCTCATAGCACGCTCTTTACTCTTAGATTTGAAATTTCAACTAGCCCTTCAAGCTCGTACTCATAGATGATATCACCAAATTTTGTCAAAACTTCATCAAGACTTACGCCATTTTTACAAAATTTTAAGATCTCGTCACTAGTTTTTTCTTGCTCTTTTATCTCACCAAAAATTGAAACAAATTTATGATAGTCATCGATAAGCTCGGCTTTTTTATTTGCAAGCAAAAAATTTGTCCCATCGCTTTCGCCCATGCGCTGTGGCAGTACATAAACTGGAATTTTAAGCTCATTTGCAAGCCTTGCACTTTGCATAGAACCACTTTTAAGATCAGCTTGCGCGACAACCAGAGCTTCACAAAGCCCCACAACTATGCGGTTTCGCTCCAAAAATCTATAAGCAAGTGGTGGCTCGCCTTCGTCATACTCACTAAGAGCCAAGGCTTTTTCATAAATTTCATTTATCGGCGCTTTATTTTGGCTTGGATAGATGGTGTCAAGTCCGCTCGCAAAAATGCCAATCGTTCGTGGCATAGCAGCTTTATGAGCCGCGATATCCACGCCGATTGCTCCGCCACTTACCACACAGACGTTTGCACTTTTTAGTGCTGCACAAAGTGCTACAACACACTCTTTTGTATAAACACTTGCCTTTCTTGAGCCAACAACTGCGATCTTTGGTAAAGATAAAAGTGAAGTATCTCCGATAAAATTTAGCTGTTTTGGTGGATTTTTTAGTCTATTTAGTGGCTCTGGGATAAAGTCAAGTCTCATAAAATATCTTTTAAATAAACCACATCAACATCTTTTAAAAGATTATTTTTGCTCTCTTTTATCACTGCGATCGTATTTTTCTTTGGATGCCCGATGGCGATCGCATAGCCTCTTTTTTTAGCCAAATTTACAGCAGCCACAAGCTCACGTCTAACAGCACTAGCCGATGGATCGTCGTCTAAAAATATATCTCTTGAAATGTATGGCTGATTATGTTTTTTTGCAGCTCTTGCTACTGCGGTTTGAGCGATAGTTTTGCTGTCAACAAAGACAAAGCCCTGCTCTATCAGCGCCCTATAAGCCTTATCCATAGCATCAAAATCGCTTGTGAAGCGTGATCCTGTATGGTTGTTTGTATATTTTGCACGCGGGAAGTCTTTGCGTATCTTTTTTATCTTTTTGTGCATGCTCTCAAAACTCTCGTTGATCGTGAGAGTTCCTATCTCTGGGCTATCAAAGTGTTTTGCTTGCATCGGAAGATGTATCATGTAAAACTCAAATGTTCTTGCGATATTTGGCGTATCTGGATGAGTCTTTGTCGCTGGAAAAATAGACGGCGTAATTTTTAGGCCAAGCGACTTTATCATACTTGCATGTTCAAATGTCGCTACATCATCTATTATGATGACGAGCTTTGCGCGCCCTTTTACACTAGTATTTGGCGTAAAAGGTACCGCTTCAAAACTATCTTTTTTTATATTTTTTTCTTCGTATTTTGTTTTTTCTATCTTTTTGGTAGTTAAATTTTCAGCTTTTTTAGCTGGCTCGACTTTTATGTTCTCGTTTTTAAATTTCTCTTTTTTTTCTATTTCAGTACTTTTATTTTGATCGACTTTTACTTCAAAATTTTGAGATTTTAGCTCAGTTTTTTGTTCGATTTTTGAGCTATAAAATGACTCTATCTTTTGTTCATTTTCTATTACGCTAGGCTCTGTGTTTTTATAACTTGCAAGTAAATTTTTAGTATCGTTTTGCTCTTTTTTTATCTCTTCTTTTTTGGCTTCACTCTTTACTTCAGCTATCTTCTTTTGCTCTTTTGGCTCAGCTTTTGAATTTAAAGCAAGCTCACTTTTATGCTTAGGATCAGTAAAAATTTTACTTAAATTTTCATCTTCATCAAATTTTAGAGGGTATTTTCTCTTTTCGTATTCTTGTTTTTTCTCTTTACTGGCAACCTTTGGCTCAGCTTTTTTAGAAATTTGCTCCTCTACCTTTGGCTCATTTGCTTTACTTATCTGCTCTGTACCATTATTTTTTATACTAAGAGCTACGCTAAGTGCTATTATTAAAATAGCTGCGATAATGCCGATACCAAGATAGGTTTTGTTATTAGAGCGACCTGCACTCTTTTTTGTAGGTCGCTTCTTTGTAGTCTTTTTTTCGCTCAAGGCTTAGTTTTTATTTTGATCTATAAGTTTGCCGTTAGTTATCCAAGGCATCATTGCGCGAAGTTTTTTGCCAGTTTGATTTAGCAAACTTCTCTCAGCTATACCGCGCTCAGCGTTCATTCTAACATATCCTGCTTTTCTCTCTAGGATAAAGTCTTTTGCAAATTTGCCATTTTGAATCTCTTTTAAAACTTCCTTCATGGCTTTTCTACTCTCTTCACCAACCACTCTTACACCGCTTACATAATCACCGTATTCAGCGGTATTTGAGATAGAGTAGCGCATATCGGCCATGCCACCTTGATACATCAAATCAACGATTAATTTTAGCTCATGTAAGCATTCAAAATACGCCATCTCAGGCTCATAACCAGCCTCTACAAGCGTATCAAAACCAGCATTTACTAGCGCGCAAAGACCGCCACAAAGAACAGCTTGCTCACCAAACAAATCTGTTTCAGTTTCATCTTTAAATGTTGTCTCAATGATGCCAGTTCTACCGCCGCCTATACCGCAAGCATAGCTTAGAGCGATCTCTTTTGCCTTTCCACTTGCATTTTGCTCAACAGCGATAAGATCAGGTATGCCACCACCTCTTACAAATTCGCTTCTAACTGTATGTCCTGGAGCTTTTGGAGCGATCATGATGACATCTATATTTGCTGGAGCTTTGATTTGACCAAAATGAACATTAAAACCATGTCCAAATGCGATAGCAGCATGATCTTTTAAATTTGGCTCGATCTCATTTTTATAAATTTCTGCTTGAAGCTCATCTGGAGTTAAAATCATAACCACATCAGCGCCTTTTGTAGCTTCACTTACGGTTTTTACCTCAAAGCCTTTTGCTTCAGCTTTTGCCCAGCTTTTGCCACCTTTTGAAAGGCCAATTACAACGCTTACACCGTTATCTCTTAAATTTTCAGCATGTGCATGACCTTGTGAACCAAAGCCGATGATTGCTACTTTTTTACTTTGAATAAGGCTTAAATCGCAGTCTTTATCATAATAAACATTTATAGCCATTGTTACTCCTATTATTAAAATTTGGCAAAATTATAACTTTAGCCAGCAAAAATTCGGCTGAAATATATAGAAACTCTTTTTAAGTTTTATGATAATTTATTTTGATAAAATACGCTGAAATTTCAAAAAAAGAGATAACTCAATGAATGAATCAGTTTTTAAAAAAATCAAAGCACTTCCACCATTAGATGACACAGTTATACAAATTCAACGCTTACATGCGGATGAAAACAGCTCAATAAGTGATCTTACAAAAGTGGTCGAAAAGGATCCGATGCTAACAGCAAATATCTTGCGTTCAGCAAACTCTCCACTTTATGGGTTTTCTCAAGAGATCACAACCATAGCAAGAGCTATTTCTCTTTTTGGTATGGCTACCATTCGTGGTTTTGCACTTTCAAGTACGATTAAAAAGAGTTTTTCTATAAATTTAGAGCCTTATGGTATTACTACACAAGATTTTTTAAATATCTCAATAATACAAAATGCACTGATGTACAATTGGCATTCTAAAGTTAATCCTAAAAGTCTAGAAATTCTATCTCCAGCTTCATTTATGCTTGAGATTGGCAAGATAGTTCTTGCTCATGAATTAGCTGAAAATAAGCAAGACGTCGAATTTAGAGAAAAACTTAAAAATATATCTAGTCCAATTGATCTTGCTCTATTTGAAACAGAAATTTTAGATATGTCAAATGAAGAAGTTACAGCTAAAATTTTTGAACAATGGAACCTTGAGACAGAGCTTAGCAGCTCAATACTCTATTCAAATAATCCAGAAGAGGCACCAGATCATATAAAAGACTATGCAAAAGCCCTAAAAGTGATAAAAACAGCTGTAAATATTTTTAATCAACTTGATGATATAAGCATACAAAATACTCTACCTCTTCTTGACGAATACGGCTTTGGACATGATACGTTTTTAATGGCTGTCGCTAAAGTCAAAGATAATTTGTGAAAGAATTTCTAACATCACTACTAGTTGGCATCAAGGAAAAAGAAGTTTCAAACGAAGATAAAGAGATTTTACGAAATCTCTTAAATCTTGGTGCTGTAAGCTCTAATAAAGATAAATTTTACCTAAACAATGGCTACGTCTGCGGCAAGCTAGACATCAGTCAAAACGCAACTGGCTTTATCATGCCGTTTGATAAACGCTTCAAGCAAGATATCATTGTAGAAAATAAAAATTTAAACAACTCTCACCTTGGCGATATCGTGTTAGCAAAGCTTTTACCGCTTAAGAAAAAACGCCAAAGCGCTAAGATAGTGATGAGTCTAAAGCTTGCAAATGAGACAAGTGTGGTCTATACAAAACGCTTTGGAGCGGCCATTTTAGGAGTAAATTTAAAAACTGGACTAAGCACGACCTTAAAAGCGACGCAAAAAAGCCTAAAGATGCTCCCACTTAGGACGCTACTAAAGATAAATAACCTAAACAACGAGATAGTTGAGGTTTTAGGAAATTTAGAAGACCCATTAAGCGATGAGAAAATTTCGCTTGCTATTTATAATAAAAACGATAAATTTAGCGAGGCCTGCGAGCTTGAGGCAAAGGCTTTTGGCGACGAAGTCGATGCTAGCATGTATCCAAATAGAGTTGATCTAAGAAATTTAGAGTTTTGTACGATCGATCCAGTCGATGCCAAAGACTTTGACGATGCCATATATTTTGATGAGAAAAAGCGAGAAATTTATGTCGCAATCGCTGATGTAAGCGAGTATGTGACCGCATATAGCGCTATTGACAGCGAGGCTAAAAAAAGAGGCTTTTCTATCTACTTTCCGCACATTTCAGTGCCGATGTTGCCACGCGCGCTAAGTGAAAATATCTGCTCGCTAAAGCCAGATGTGCCGCGCCTTGCATTTTGCTTTAAAATTTCACTTGATGCGAATAATGAGGTAAAAAAAGAGGAGCTTTTTGAAGCGATCATCCTTTCAAAAAGGCGCTTTAACTACGACGAGATCGATGAAATTTTAGAAGGCAAAAGAGAGTGTGAAATTTCATGGGTCAAGCTACTTTTTAAACTTACCACAAAGCTTCGCAAAAAAAGGCTTTTGCATGCATTTGAATTTAGGACAAAAGAGCTGAGAATGAGTCTTGATGAAGAGGGTCAAATTTTACAAACTAGATTTGAAAGCGACTCTGACTCACATAGACTTGTCGAGGACTGCATGCTTTTAGCGAACAAAGCTGCCGCAAAGCTCATCACAAAAGGCGTTTTTAGAAACCATGCTTCGCCTGATTTTAAAAAGATAGATACATTACTTGAAGATTTGCAACTTTTGGGGCTTGACTTTACTTATGAAAACGATCTTGCAAATTTAATAAGAAAAGTACAGCTAAAAGCCGATGAACTTGGTAACCGCGAAGAGATAGATAAGCTCATCATCAAGTCTCAAAAAAAAGCTGAGTACTCAAGTGAAAATTTAGGTCACTTTGGGCTTGGATTTGATAGATACACGCACTTTACAAGCCCTATTAGACGCTATTCTGATCTCATTTTACACAGACTTTTAAAGGCTAAAATTTCAAAAGATGACAAGCTTTACAACTTTTTGCTTTTAAACATCCAAAGCACCTGCGCAAATTTAAGCGAGCTTGAAAGAGAGGCCGACAAGGTAGCCTACGACTTTATGGATAGGAAATTTGCACGCTGGGCAGCCGCAAACATCGGCAAAGAGGTGCGCTGCTATGTGAGCGAAAACCAAAATGTCTTGGTTGCTAAGCTTGATGATTATTTTGTCGGAGCTAGGATTTTTATAACAGGATACAGCGCAAATTTACTTCAAAAGCTTGTCGTAAAGATCACAGAGGCCGACATCGCAAGTGCTAAAATTTTTGCAAAAGTGGTAAGAAAGATCGATGTATAGAAAAGATTTGGAGCTAAATTTAGCAAATGCAAATTTGAGCAACTACTTCTTGCTTTTTGGGGCGGATGAGTTTCAGATCGAACTTTTTGGTAAGGAAATTTTGAGCTTTTACTCAAGCGAAGATGCAAATCTATTAAGCCTTTATTTTGACGAGTACAACTACGCGCAAGCAAGCTCTCATCTAAGCGAGCAGTCGCTTTTTGGTGGCAAAAACATCCTATATGTAAAAAGCGACAAAAAGATCCCAGCAAAAGAGCTAAAAGAGCTCATCTCGCTTTG comes from Campylobacter concisus and encodes:
- a CDS encoding TonB-dependent receptor domain-containing protein codes for the protein MKSALKISICAAIFINLPLFANEDKVLPEVKVVSATGFEQNIKDAPATLSVITKEALEKKNHKDIESMTKDIPSLFGTTPEAANRRGISIRGFSPRFTKILVNGMPVPGDNAYKGLRSVGGSYSFIPPASAISRIEVIRGPMSSLYGSDALGGVINIITDEFSNEFGANLGSSYKFARNKNISGELYNSLYLHSGLIDDVLSVSVYGKNLNKSEDKISYANREQKDRNFGAKLFLKPNENNDLTLELARSDVKYKRTKGKTLSTGTNSVASERIKGDVINLSHEARLDNILLQSYLSYGKLKETAQQNLTLKTLNFDTKGSYFTDNNAFTLGINAKREKLDEKATTADAANVKRYDYSVYAEDDYRLIKDFILSTGIRYNYDENYGSHVSPRIYGIYNLNDFFALKGGVSTGYATPDIKQRTQDLALPFAGGRGAQLGRSSLKPETSVSYEFGGVYNNNEGFETSLTGFYTSFKDMLSYRPICSRGSVCRHKGKIYPNGIWESINIGKAEIYGVELTNEWQVTNALRLNQSYVYTKSKQKDGSEVGKSLNNYPLHTFKFGANYELNRWLNFWSQINYYGRTKNSFSYADDMRAYVIADLGINYNVTKNFSLNLSVYNLFNEFFTTRSGRYDVLIVDGQKIELGFNLKF
- a CDS encoding helix-turn-helix domain-containing protein; the encoded protein is MINLDKKYGTSKISQKEKQVSVEFFKQSSGISYLKSEILCNGRIKRDRHKSKKYLFLMFNEDKNDLCFKLDRKEYILNKDEFCIGLVNDDFKGVFEYQNKFYKTKTLLFDESYANKLEIFAGLRFDDKFELLKYKKDLAQICVLNELDTTNLYEGAMREIFTESKILELIYKSKIRKESEISLSSDEEKTLLKAKTILLSRMQNPPSIKELSHLCGTNDFWLKKNFKLFFKDTIYQLLAKERLKLAFTLLEQNDISIKEAANIVGYTNTAHFAKIFKINFGFLPSKLLKTKSYF
- the hemW gene encoding radical SAM family heme chaperone HemW, whose translation is MQVYIHVPFCESKCPYCAFGSSDDEFNKASAYFKALCFDLNFQLQSQNVKEISTIFFGGGTPSAVNAKFYDEIFSILMPLCTPTTEITLEANPNSASLTWLKHVKNLGANRISFGAQSFFEDKLKFLGRIHSREQIFKAIENAQKAGFSNINLDLIYDTKFDTKKRLLAEVENLKSIAITHLSAYSLTLEENTPFAGKKSYKKDSDSLAKFMIEQIGLAGFGQYEISNYGQICKHNLGYWQAKNYLGVGAYSVGFVDGIRYYAKNSIDAYISQPTYRKKEILSQSELVREHIFLGLRSIVGVEAGRLSEAQKKRANLLVENEKLLFKNGKFYNPNFLLSDEIALFIEG
- the tatB gene encoding Sec-independent protein translocase protein TatB, which gives rise to MFGMSFSEILVIAIIAVLVLGPDKLPSAMVQIAKFLKMFKKGINDAKSTFDQEMKIAELKEDAQKYKESITKSTQNVRKKLTFEELDEIKKSATDITNDIQNVVSDTKKTVENIQNPTNLVKDAILNDKKEA
- the tatC gene encoding twin-arginine translocase subunit TatC, with the protein product MFEELRPHLIELRKRLFISIVSVFVCFGICFTFWNPLLAWMSEPLKQVLPAGSNIIFTQIQEPFFTAMKVAFFAGVVIALPIIFWQFWLFVAPGLYDNEKKYVIPFVISASFMFACGAAFCYYVVIPLGFAFLVNFGGQLFTALPSIGEYVGFFAKLLIGFGISFELPVITFFLAKIGLVDDKMLKDYFRYAVVIIFIFAAIVTPPDVISQVLMALPLIGLYGISIIVAKRANKSDDEDEKEEQDSDVASDE